The Antricoccus suffuscus genome window below encodes:
- a CDS encoding cation diffusion facilitator family transporter, which yields MSTEGSTKAILAALGANVGIAVAKFVGFAITGSSSMLAEGVHSVADSGNQGLLLLGGKQAKRQADAKHQFGYGANRYFFAFVVALVLFLLGSVFAIYEAIHKLQHPEPLSMPIVAVLILVVAIGLEGYSFRTAMRESSKLRGDSSWWQFIRNSRNPELPVVLLEDSGALVGLVFALFGVSMTWATDNPVFDAIGTLLIGILLGIIAIILITETRSLLIGEPAVPAEQARIEQLLVESGSDRVITRVVHLRTQHLSPDDLLIAAKVAVAPGSTIQQISVAINDAEARVRAGLPHSALIYLEPDLLNAVPAPEAATRGQIGSP from the coding sequence GAAGGATCCACAAAGGCGATACTTGCCGCCCTGGGGGCCAATGTCGGAATCGCGGTCGCGAAGTTCGTCGGCTTCGCTATTACCGGGTCGTCCTCCATGCTTGCCGAAGGTGTGCATTCGGTCGCGGACTCGGGCAACCAAGGGCTGCTATTGCTCGGCGGCAAGCAGGCCAAGCGCCAAGCCGACGCGAAACACCAGTTCGGGTACGGCGCGAACAGATACTTTTTCGCCTTTGTCGTTGCGCTCGTGTTGTTTTTGCTCGGCTCGGTGTTCGCGATCTACGAAGCCATCCACAAGCTGCAGCATCCCGAGCCACTGTCTATGCCGATCGTCGCCGTCCTCATCCTGGTGGTCGCGATTGGGCTCGAAGGCTACTCATTTCGGACCGCGATGCGCGAGTCAAGCAAGCTGCGCGGCGATAGCTCGTGGTGGCAGTTCATCCGCAACTCCCGCAACCCGGAACTGCCGGTCGTCCTGCTGGAAGACTCCGGCGCGCTGGTGGGCCTCGTGTTCGCGCTATTTGGCGTATCGATGACCTGGGCAACAGATAATCCCGTCTTCGACGCTATCGGAACCCTGCTGATCGGAATATTGCTGGGGATCATCGCGATCATCTTGATCACCGAGACCCGCAGCCTGTTGATCGGCGAGCCCGCCGTCCCCGCGGAACAGGCGCGGATCGAGCAACTGCTCGTCGAGTCAGGATCCGACCGCGTCATCACCCGAGTGGTGCACCTGCGCACCCAGCATCTGTCGCCCGACGACCTGTTGATCGCGGCGAAGGTGGCCGTCGCGCCCGGGTCGACCATTCAACAAATCTCGGTCGCTATCAACGATGCGGAAGCACGAGTGCGCGCAGGACTGCCGCACTCGGCGTTGATCTATCTCGAACCCGACCTGCTCAATGCCGTACCGGCGCCGGAAGCTGCGACCCGAGGTCAGATAGGCTCGCCGTAA